The following proteins come from a genomic window of Pseudomonas putida:
- a CDS encoding aminoacetone oxidase family FAD-binding enzyme: MHSTDVIILGAGAAGLMCAQHSARRGRRVLLLDHANKPGKKILMSGGGRCNFTNMYTEPANFLSHNAHFCKSALARYTQWDFIELVCKHGVAYHEKKLGQLFCDNKASDILDMLLAECDEAGAEIRMHTSIEQIEKTESGYLLQTSSGQFACQSLVIATGGLSIPTLGATGFGYQVARQFGHTLLPTRAGLVPFTITEPQLKAMCTELSGTSLDCTASCNGTSFRENLLFTHRGLSGPAILQISSFWEAGDTVEINLLPDRDALTWLQQMQAERANAELKTVLGEVFTRKLANLLAEQWFESRPMKQYTPAELAQIAEKLANWQVVPAGTEGYRTAEVTLGGVDTREVSSKTMESLKSPGLYFIGEVLDVTGHLGGFNFQWAWASANAAAQFV; encoded by the coding sequence GTGCACTCCACCGACGTGATCATCCTTGGCGCCGGCGCCGCCGGCCTGATGTGCGCCCAGCACAGTGCCCGTCGCGGCCGCCGGGTGCTGCTGCTCGACCACGCCAACAAGCCAGGCAAGAAGATCCTCATGTCCGGCGGCGGGCGCTGCAACTTCACCAACATGTACACCGAGCCGGCCAACTTCCTTTCGCACAACGCACACTTCTGCAAGTCGGCGCTGGCTCGCTACACCCAATGGGACTTCATCGAACTGGTCTGCAAGCACGGCGTGGCCTACCACGAGAAGAAACTCGGGCAACTGTTCTGCGACAACAAGGCCAGCGACATCCTCGACATGCTGCTGGCCGAGTGTGACGAGGCCGGCGCCGAGATCCGCATGCACACCAGCATCGAACAGATCGAGAAGACCGAAAGCGGCTATCTGTTGCAGACCAGCAGCGGCCAGTTCGCCTGCCAGTCGCTGGTCATCGCCACCGGCGGCCTGTCGATCCCGACCCTGGGCGCCACCGGTTTCGGCTACCAGGTGGCCCGCCAGTTCGGCCACACCCTGCTGCCAACCCGCGCCGGGCTGGTGCCATTCACCATCACCGAGCCCCAACTCAAGGCGATGTGCACCGAATTGTCTGGCACCTCGCTGGACTGCACCGCCAGTTGCAACGGCACCAGTTTCCGCGAAAACCTGCTGTTCACGCACCGCGGCCTGAGCGGTCCGGCGATCTTGCAGATCTCGTCATTCTGGGAAGCCGGTGACACGGTCGAGATCAACCTGTTGCCCGACCGCGATGCGCTGACCTGGCTGCAACAGATGCAGGCCGAGCGCGCCAACGCCGAACTGAAGACCGTGCTGGGCGAGGTCTTCACTCGCAAGCTGGCCAACCTGCTGGCCGAGCAGTGGTTCGAGTCCAGACCGATGAAGCAGTACACCCCGGCAGAACTGGCACAAATCGCCGAAAAGCTGGCGAACTGGCAAGTTGTGCCGGCCGGCACCGAAGGCTACCGCACCGCCGAAGTGACCCTGGGCGGCGTGGATACCCGCGAGGTGTCGTCCAAGACCATGGAATCGCTGAAAAGCCCCGGTTTGTACTTCATCGGTGAAGTGCTGGATGTCACCGGCCACCTGGGCGGTTTCAACTTCCAGTGGGCCTGGGCATCAGCGAACGCCGCAGCGCAGTTCGTGTAG
- the dbpA gene encoding ATP-dependent RNA helicase DbpA → MTTESTAFATLPLSTAMLANLDALGYASMTPIQAQSLPVILKGQDLIAQAKTGSGKTAAFGIGLLNPINPRYFGCQALVLCPTRELADQVAKELRRLARAEDNIKILTLCGGVSLGPQIASLEHGAHIIVGTPGRIQQHLDKGTLVLDGLNTLVLDEADRMLDMGFFDAIASIIGKTPSRRQTLLFSATYPAGIKQLAADFMRNPQQVKVESLHADNQIEQRFIEIDPQQRLEAVTRVLGHYRPQSCVAFCFTKQQCEDVVAHLTAKGIVAQALHGDLEQRDRDQVLTMFANRSSSVLVATDVAARGLDIDGLDMVINVELARDAEIHVHRVGRTGRAGEKGIAVSLVAPAEGHRAQAIEALQKSPLRWDQLDSLKNKGGEPLLPVMTTLCIAAGRKDKLRPGDILGALTGDAGIPGKQVGKIAIFDFQAFVAVERALAKQAMQRLNSGKIKGRALKVRII, encoded by the coding sequence GTGACCACCGAATCCACCGCCTTTGCTACCTTGCCGCTGTCCACTGCCATGCTGGCCAACCTGGACGCCCTCGGCTATGCCTCGATGACGCCTATCCAGGCCCAGAGCCTGCCTGTCATCCTCAAAGGCCAGGACCTGATCGCCCAGGCCAAGACCGGTAGCGGCAAGACCGCCGCCTTCGGCATCGGCCTGCTCAACCCGATCAACCCGCGCTACTTCGGCTGCCAGGCGTTGGTGCTCTGCCCTACCCGCGAGCTCGCCGACCAGGTGGCCAAGGAGCTGCGCCGCCTGGCCCGCGCCGAGGACAACATCAAGATCCTGACCCTGTGCGGCGGTGTTTCGCTTGGCCCACAGATCGCGTCGCTGGAGCACGGCGCACACATCATCGTCGGCACTCCAGGGCGCATCCAGCAGCACCTGGACAAAGGCACCCTTGTACTGGACGGGTTGAACACCCTGGTACTGGACGAAGCCGACCGCATGCTCGACATGGGCTTCTTCGACGCCATCGCCAGCATCATCGGCAAGACCCCGTCGCGCCGTCAGACCCTGCTGTTCTCTGCCACCTACCCGGCCGGCATCAAGCAACTGGCCGCCGACTTCATGCGCAACCCGCAGCAGGTCAAGGTCGAGAGCCTGCACGCCGACAACCAGATCGAGCAGCGTTTCATCGAGATTGACCCGCAACAACGTCTGGAAGCAGTCACCCGCGTGCTCGGCCACTACCGCCCGCAGTCGTGCGTAGCGTTCTGCTTCACCAAGCAGCAATGCGAGGACGTGGTTGCCCACCTGACCGCCAAGGGCATCGTCGCACAGGCCCTGCACGGCGACCTGGAGCAGCGCGACCGTGACCAGGTGCTGACCATGTTCGCCAACCGCAGCAGCTCGGTGCTGGTGGCTACCGACGTGGCCGCCCGCGGTCTGGACATCGATGGCCTGGACATGGTCATCAACGTGGAACTGGCACGTGATGCGGAAATCCACGTGCACCGCGTGGGCCGCACCGGCCGCGCCGGCGAGAAAGGCATTGCGGTCAGCCTGGTGGCACCGGCCGAAGGCCACCGCGCCCAGGCCATCGAAGCGCTGCAGAAGAGCCCGCTGCGCTGGGACCAGCTGGACAGCCTGAAAAACAAGGGCGGCGAGCCCCTGCTGCCAGTGATGACCACGCTGTGCATTGCCGCTGGCCGCAAGGACAAGCTGCGCCCTGGCGACATCCTGGGTGCCTTGACCGGTGATGCCGGCATCCCGGGCAAGCAGGTGGGCAAGATTGCCATCTTCGACTTTCAGGCGTTTGTGGCCGTGGAGCGGGCGCTGGCCAAGCAGGCCATGCAGCGGCTGAACAGCGGCAAGATCAAGGGCCGCGCCCTGAAAGTCCGCATTATCTAA